ATTTTCTTGTTCACATGGAAGTGACCGCTCGGATAGAAAGCGGCAATGAACTCCTCGCGAAAGAAGCGGAGCGCGCACGCCAGTTGGCTGAGGCCGGAGTTCTGCGGCGCCTATGGCGTGTGCCGGGCCGGCGTGCTAACTGGGGCATATGGGTCGCATCGTCCATCGATGAACTGCACGAAGCGCTCGCCTCGCTGCCGCTCTTTCCGTACCTAAGCATTACTGTTCATCCGCTGGCCTCGCATCCGAACGATCCTCACCAGATTACTCGG
This portion of the Terriglobia bacterium genome encodes:
- a CDS encoding muconolactone Delta-isomerase family protein, whose product is MDFLVHMEVTARIESGNELLAKEAERARQLAEAGVLRRLWRVPGRRANWGIWVASSIDELHEALASLPLFPYLSITVHPLASHPNDPHQITRQV